The genome window TGCCCTCACAGCCTGATAGAGTTCGCATACGATAAGGCGTGTCACAATCCATGTTGGAGGGAGAAACGCTCATGTGGTTATGGTTAGGTGTTTTTGGTTTCATTTCGCTAGCAATAATCGTGTTCGTGTATCGTTTTCTGGACCAACGTGCCGAGAGCAAGTTTCACCCCCATGCTCCCAAGCAGCTCTTAGTCAAATTCAAGGAAGGTACAACACCAGATGAGATGCACACCCTTCACAAAAAAGGCAGATGTAAAGTCGCGGAAACATACGAGGATTTGGGTTGGTACCGTGTGGAATCCCGCAAAAAAATGCACCGGATCCTGAAACATTACAAAGATCATGAGTTGATTGAACATGCAGAGCCAAATTACCTTGTTGAGGCTTCCTTCACCCCTAATGACCCTTTCTTCCCTTACCAGTATAACCTGTCCAAAATCAATGCACCCGCTGCATGGGATATCACTCAAAGTAACAGCTCTGTTAAAATCGCCATTATCGACACTGGTGTACAGCTAAACCACCCAGAATTGGCTTCCAAGCTCATCCCCGGTTACGATTATGTTGATTATGATAATATCCCTGAAGACGGGAACGGACATGGTACCCATGTAGCAGGGATCGCTGCTTCTGTTACCAACAATGGTGTGGGAATCGCAGGCGCTGCACCACTTGCATCCATCGTTCCGCTCCGGGTCCTGGATAACAACGGGCAAGGAACGGTCGGTAATGTCGGTAACGGTCTTGTCTATGCTGCCAATAACGGTGTACAGGTGGTTAACCTGAGCCTTGGTGGTCCGATGGGAGACGCATTCCTTCAAGCTGCTGTGCAGTATGCCTGGGACCGTGGAGCCGTAATTATTGCTGCAGCCGGCAACGACAACACTACATTCCCGATCGTACCCGCATCGTATCCCAACGTCATTGCTGTCGCTTCAACCAATCCTTCCGATCTCAAATCCAATTTCTCCAACTATGGTTCGTGGGTCGATATGGCTGCACCAGGAGATACCATCCTATCCACCTATCTGGGTGGTTCGTATGCCTACCTAAGTGGAACATCCATGGCAGCACCACATGTGGCTGGAGTAGCCGCACTTCTCGCTGCACAAGGTAAAACCAATGCCCAGATTCGGGATGCACTATGCTTCGCTTCTGATCCAGTATCCGGCTCCGGAGTCTACTGGACTTATGGACGATTGAATGCCTATAGGAGCTTACAGGTGCCATAATACACTGACTATCCCTCATGATTGCCGGGTATATCCTTTCCCCTTTTAGAATAAAAAAGAAGGGCATCTGTATGTAAGATGCTCCTTCTTTTGCTTAAAAAGTATTCGTTGTTAAACTTTTGCCGCCCAAAGCTCTATTTCAATTTTAATCTCTGGCAGACCTAACTCCGTAATATATCCAATCGTCATTGCAGGATAATTTGCATTAAATAATTGTCCCCATTTGGCATATAAATGATTCCAATCGATTTTCTCGGTTGCCCATACGTTTACTTTGATAACATGTTCGGCCTCTAAACACTCAGATTCGAGCACTGTTTTGATATTATTAAATGTATTAGTAACTTGCTCATTCAGACTGTCCGGAAAGAGTCCATTTGCATCTGCTCCAATTTGACCCGAAGTTACGAATAGCTCTGCGTTCCTCGGAATTCTTGTAATATGCGTGTATTGTCCTACAGGAGCTGGCATATTCGCTGGATTTTTTCTGGTGATTTTATCAATTTTCATTTGGATTACCTCGTCATTCCTAAGATTTTTCTGCGTTATTTCCTAGTTTTCTTCCGGTTTCGGGCAGACTCCACCCTTGGAATAGATTTTAGAAAAAGACAGCAGTGGAGTATCCATATCCCGAAGATATAAACGCAAGTGATTTTTTCTTCATGAGTGGATGCTCCTCCCTTCTTAAGTGACAAGATTTTCTTAATTTTTTCATTATATCTAAAACCCACATTATGGGTCAAATTCGTCCCCTCATAAACAAAGAGCAATCTCGTAATAACGAGACTGCCCTTTGTCAATTCTATAGTGGCGAACACCTATATTAGAAATATTGTGCACCATTATTCGCGATAACATCTTTGTACCAGTGAAAACTCTTCTTTTTCACTCTGCGAAGTGTGCCCGTGCCATCATTATTTCTGTCTACATAGATATAGCCATACCGCTTCTTCATTTCTCCGGTACCCGCACTGACCAGGTCTATCGGTCCCCAGCTTGTGTAACCTATGAGCTCTACACCGTCTTGAATCGCTTCAGCCATCTCGGCAAAATGACTATTCAAATATTCGATGCGATAGTCATCTTCAACGGAGTCATTGTCTAACAACACATCGGTTGCCCCAAGTCCATTTTCCACGATAAACAAAGGTTTGCCATAGCGGTCATACAGCTGATTACACGTAATTCGAAGCCCCTTAGGATCAATCGTCCATCCCCATTCGGATGCTTTCAGATACGGGTTCTTCACCGAACCAAATACATTACCCTCAGTCGAATCTTTCAAAATCTCAGGGTCTGTACTGGTACAACGGCTTGCATAGTAGCTAAAACCAATATAATCCACTGTATTCTGCATCAGGATATCTGCATCTTCTGGTTGCATTTCAATCTGAATATCATTTTCTCTGAAAATTCTT of Paenibacillus sp. FSL R5-0517 contains these proteins:
- a CDS encoding S8 family peptidase, which produces MWLWLGVFGFISLAIIVFVYRFLDQRAESKFHPHAPKQLLVKFKEGTTPDEMHTLHKKGRCKVAETYEDLGWYRVESRKKMHRILKHYKDHELIEHAEPNYLVEASFTPNDPFFPYQYNLSKINAPAAWDITQSNSSVKIAIIDTGVQLNHPELASKLIPGYDYVDYDNIPEDGNGHGTHVAGIAASVTNNGVGIAGAAPLASIVPLRVLDNNGQGTVGNVGNGLVYAANNGVQVVNLSLGGPMGDAFLQAAVQYAWDRGAVIIAAAGNDNTTFPIVPASYPNVIAVASTNPSDLKSNFSNYGSWVDMAAPGDTILSTYLGGSYAYLSGTSMAAPHVAGVAALLAAQGKTNAQIRDALCFASDPVSGSGVYWTYGRLNAYRSLQVP
- a CDS encoding RidA family protein → MKIDKITRKNPANMPAPVGQYTHITRIPRNAELFVTSGQIGADANGLFPDSLNEQVTNTFNNIKTVLESECLEAEHVIKVNVWATEKIDWNHLYAKWGQLFNANYPAMTIGYITELGLPEIKIEIELWAAKV